Proteins encoded within one genomic window of Glandiceps talaboti chromosome 3, keGlaTala1.1, whole genome shotgun sequence:
- the LOC144433309 gene encoding organic cation transporter protein-like has product MLPYDDILKGVIGEFGTYQKRCFFLLCLSAIPIGMWTVSPVFLHADTDHWCKVPESNVITSTCIAYNVSDDCPRFTKDLTIPKEKYQNGCTSEWKYSNCYGYDRNIAMENLLLGDFGFLNTSDVVECQHGWEYDATRTTVNQEFDLVCDNYHLNSISMSLHLAGAMLGYAIYGPISDRFGRKKSFIIAVSTLVVFAFLEIWAPSFTLFAIGRITAGSSRYGIYSQVIVLSELVPESPRWLISVGKMHEAEKMIRKIGRGNNVFVPDDIFTSKCVELRVDSATDKKEALMKKESIGSGLSVAADIFRFPNMRKKSLISSFASAAVCITYYGFMLNTKLGGNAYLNIALAGLMEIPAYFVAAFLIETRFGRRFTFFGASLLCSTTAIAATLFPKCGNLLWVRISFFMVGKFGVAITYGIVWTYMSELYPTTVRSIGVSITWVSGMSGATFAPQILLLSNLWEPLPMIAIAVLQLIAGILALFLPETRGKKLPETIEEGEAFGRKKPTKEKDCKRSNAVKPGQIIKISSMPMSKTKEDFI; this is encoded by the exons ATGTTACCGTATGATGATATACTGAAAGGAGTGATTGGAGAATTCGGCACCTATCAAAAACGTTGTTTCTTTTTGTTATGTCTATCGGCAATTCCTATTGGTATGTGGACAGTCTCACCGGTATTTCTGCATGCAGACACTGATCATTGGTGTAAAGTACCCGAGTCGAATGTCATCACCAGTACATGCATCGCTTATAATGTTAGTGATGACTGTCCAAGATTTACAAAGGATTTAACCATACCAAAGGAAAAATACCAAAACGGTTGTACATCGGAATGGAAGTATAGTAATTGTTATGGATACGACAGGAACATTGCCATGGAGAATCTGTTGCTAGGAGACTTTGGCTTCTTGAATACATCAGATGTTGTAGAATGTCAACATGGTTGGGAGTATGATGCAACTCGGACTACAGTCAACCAAGAG ttTGATCTTGTCTGTGACAATTATCATTTAAATAGCATCTCAATGTCCCTACACTTGGCTGGAGCAATGCTTGGCTATGCTATTTATGGACCAATTTCAGATAG GTTTGGACGAAAGAAAAGTTTCATTATAGCTGTTTCAACTTTGGTGGTTTTTGCATTTCTTGAAATCTGGGCACCTTCTTTTACATTGTTTGCTATAGGTCGAATTACTGCCGGTTCATCACGATACGGAATATACAGTCAAGTGATTGTTTTGAGTGA GTTAGTTCCTGAGTCTCCTCGGTGGCTTATCTCCGTTGGGAAAATGCACGAAGCAGAGAAAATGATAAGGAAAATCGGACGAGGAAATAACGTTTTTGTTCCGGACGATATATTCACTTCAAAGTGTGTAGAACTCAGAGTGGATTCCGCTACTGATAAG AAAGAAGCATTGATGAAAAAGGAATCCATTGGCAGTGGTTTAAGCGTCGCTGCAGATATATTCCGTTTTCCTAACATGAGAAAAAAGAGTCTGATATCATCTTTCGCGAG TGCTGCCGTTTGCATAACATATTATGGATTCATGTTAAATACCAAACTTGGTGGAAATGCTTACCTCAATATTGCCTTGGCGGGTTTGATGGAAATTCCTGCTTACTTTGTTGCTGCATTCTTGATAGAAACGAGATTTGGTCGAAGGTTTACATTTTTTGGTGCGTCTCTTCTCTGTTCAACCACAGCAATTGCTGCAACTTTGTTTCCGAAAT GTGGAAACTTGCTTTGGGTTAGAATTAGCTTCTTTATGGTTGGAAAATTTGGGGTTGCAATAACATATGGTATTGTCTGGACATACATGTCTGAGTTGTATCCTACGACAGTAAG ATCCATAGGTGTAAGTATAACATGGGTAAGTGGCATGTCGGGTGCTACTTTTGCTCCACAAATTCTGTTATTGAGTAATCTATGGGAACCGTTGCCGATGATTGCCATAGCCGTCCTCCAACTCATTGCTGGAATCCTTGCATTATTTCTTCCGGAAACAAGGGGTAAGAAATTACCAGAGACTATAGAAGAAGGAGAAGCATTTGGAAG GAAGAAACCTACAAAAGAGAAAGACTGTAAGAGAAGTAACGCTGTAAAACCAGGACAGATAATTAAAATTAGCAGTATGCCTATGAGTAAAACAAAGGAGgactttatttga
- the LOC144433310 gene encoding carcinine transporter-like, with protein MLPYDDILKFVIGEFGTYQKFCFFLLCLSAIPIGMWTVSPVFLHADTDHWCKVPESNVITSTCIAYNVSDDCPRFTKDLTIPKEKYQNGCTSEWKYSNCYAYDRNITMENLLLGDFGFLNTSDVVECQHGWEYDATRTTVNQEVWDLFGRMTSLIIAVSTLVVFSLLEGLAPSFALFAIGRVTAGASRYGIYSQVFVLSGSLLWFRITFFMIGKFGVAVTYAIVWIYMAELYPTTVRSIGVSITCISGMLGATFAPQVLLLSNLWEPLPMIVIAVLQLTAGVLALLLPETRGKKLPETIEEGEAFGRKKPTKEKDCKRSNAVKPGQIIKISSVHMSKTKEDLI; from the exons ATGTTACCATATGACGACATACTGAAATTTGTGATTGGAGAATTCGGCACCTATCAGAAATTCTGTTTCTTTTTGTTATGTCTATCGGCAATTCCTATTGGTATGTGGACAGTCTCACCGGTATTTCTGCATGCAGACACTGATCATTGGTGTAAAGTACCCGAGTCGAATGTCATCACCAGTACATGCATCGCTTATAATGTTAGTGATGACTGTCCAAGATTTACAAAGGATTTAACCATACCAAAGGAAAAATATCAAAACGGTTGTACATCAGAATGGAAGTATAGTAATTGTTATGCATACGACAGGAACATTACCATGGAGAATCTGTTGCTAGGAGACTTTGGCTTCTTGAATACATCAGATGTTGTAGAATGTCAACATGGTTGGGAGTATGATGCAACTCGGACTACAGTCAACCAAGAGGTATGGGATTT GTTTGGAAGAATGACAAGTTTAATTATAGCTGTATCAACGTTGGTAGTGTTTTCTCTTCTTGAAGGCTTAGCTCCATCTTTCGCATTGTTTGCTATAGGTCGAGTTACTGCTGGTGCATCACGATACGGAATATACAGCCAAGTGTTCGTTTTGA GTGGAAGTTTGCTTTGGTTTAGAATAACCTTCTTTATGATCGGAAAGTTTGGAGTTGCAGTAACATATGCTATTGTGTGGATATATATGGCTGAATTGTATCCTACGACGGTAAG ATCCATTGGTGTAAGTATAACATGTATAAGTGGCATGTTGGGTGCTACTTTTGCTCCACAAGTCCTGTTATTGAGTAATCTATGGGAACCGTTGCCGATGATTGTCATAGCAGTCCTCCAACTCACTGCTGGAGTCCTTGCATTACTTCTCCCCGAAACAAGGGGTAAGAAATTACCAGAGACTATCGAAGAAGGAGAAGCATTTGGAAG GAAGAAACCTACAAAAGAGAAAGACTGTAAGAGAAGTAACGCTGTAAAACCAGGACAGATAATTAAAATTAGTAGTGTGCATATGAGTAAAACAAAGGAGgacttaatttga
- the LOC144433311 gene encoding organic cation transporter protein-like, whose amino-acid sequence MLPYVDILKFVIGEFGTYQKCCFFLLCISAIPIGMWTVSPVFLHADTDHWCKVPESNVITSTCIAYNVSDDCPRFTKDLTIPKEKYQNGCTSEWKYSNCYAYDRNVTMENLLLGDFGFLNTSDVVECQHGWEYDATRTTVNQEVWDLFGRMTSLIIAVSTLVVFSLLEALAPSFALFAIGRVTAGTSRYGIYSQVFVLMVELVGPSKRGMVIMVYYICYCFGYAGLAPLAYLIRNWRVLLLTATSPALIVFIYWWLVPESPRWLIAVGKMDEAEKVIRKIGRGNKVLVPDEIFKARHTEIRRYTTIDKALSKKEPVARLIAKIFLFPNMRKKSLISCFSATAVCITYYGFLLNTNVGGSNYLNVALSGLMEIPAYLATAVLIETRFGRRFTIFGASLLCSSSAIATTFSPKCGSLLWFRIVFFMIGKFGVAVTYAIVGIYTAELYPTTVRSIGVSITCISGMLGATFAPQVLLLSNLWEPLPMTAIAVLQLIAGILALVLPETRGKKLPETIEEGETFGRKKPTKEKDCKRSNAVKPGQIIKISSMHMSKTKEDFI is encoded by the exons ATGTTACCATATGTCGACATACTCAAATTTGTGATTGGAGAATTCGGCACCTATCAAAAATGCTGTTTCTTCTTGTTATGCATCTCGGCAATTCCTATTGGTATGTGGACAGTCTCACCGGTATTTCTGCATGCAGACACTGATCACTGGTGTAAAGTACCCGAGTCGAATGTCATCACCAGTACATGCATCGCTTATAATGTTAGTGATGACTGTCCAAGATTTACAAAGGATTTAACCATACCAAAGGAAAAATATCAAAACGGTTGTACATCGGAATGGAAGTATAGTAATTGTTATGCATACGACAGGAACGTTACCATGGAGAATCTGTTGCTAGGAGACTTTGGCTTCTTGAATACATCAGATGTTGTAGAATGTCAACATGGTTGGGAGTATGATGCAACTCGGACTACAGTCAACCAAGAGGTATGGGATTT GTTTGGAAGAATGACAAGTTTAATTATAGCTGTATCAACGTTGGTAGTTTTTTCTCTTCTTGAAGCCTTGGCTCCATCTTTCGCATTGTTTGCTATAGGTCGAGTTACTGCTGGTACATCACGATACGGAATATACAGCCAAGTGTTCGTTTTGA TGGTTGAGCTTGTGGGACCATCAAAACGTGGTATGGTAATTAtggtttattacatatgttaCTGCTTTGGATATGCCGGTTTGGCACCACTTGCTTATTTGATTCGGAATTGGCGGGTATTACTGTTAACTGCTACCTCTCCAGCCCTTATAGTGTTCATCTATTGGTG GTTAGTTCCTGAATCACCACGATGGCTGATCGCCGTTGGAAAAATGGACGAAGCAGAGAAAGTTATAAGGAAGATTGGACGAGGAAATAAAGTTCTGGTTCCCGACGAAATATTTAAAGCAAGACACACAGAAATTAGACGATATACAACTATTGATAAG GCATTGTCGAAAAAAGAACCCGTGGCGAGGTTAATAGCAAAGATCTTCCTTTTTCCTAACATGAGAAAGAAAAGTTTGATTTCGTGTTTCTCTGC TACCGCTGTTTGTATAACATATTATGGGTTTTTATTGAATACTAATGTTGGCGGAAGCAATTACCTTAATGTTGCATTATCGGGTTTGATGGAAATTCCTGCTTACCTTGCCACTGCAGTCTTGATAGAAACAAGGTTTGGTCGAAGGTTTACGATTTTTGGTGCGTCTCTTCTCTGTTCATCCTCAGCAATTGCTACAACCTTCTCTCCAAAAT GTGGAAGTTTGCTTTGGTTTAGAATAGTCTTCTTTATGATCGGAAAGTTTGGAGTTGCAGTAACATATGCTATTGTGGGGATATATACGGCTGAATTGTATCCTACGACGGTAAG ATCCATTGGTGTAAGTATAACATGTATAAGTGGCATGTTGGGTGCTACTTTTGCTCCACAAGTTCTGTTATTGAGTAATCTATGGGAACCGTTGCCGATGACTGCCATAGCCGTCCTCCAACTCATTGCTGGAATTCTTGCATTAGTTCTCCCCGAAACAAGGGGTAAGAAATTACCAGAGACTATCGAAGAAGGGGAAACATTTGGAAG GAAGAAACCTACAAAAGAGAAAGACTGTAAGAGAAGTAACGCTGTAAAACCAGGACAGATAATTAAAATTAGCAGTATGCATATGAGTAAAACAAAGGAGgactttatttga